In Nitrosococcus oceani ATCC 19707, the following proteins share a genomic window:
- the rpiA gene encoding ribose-5-phosphate isomerase RpiA has product MSPDEMKKLAAKAALEHVEPGTIVGTGTGSTVNHFIDLLGTIKGKIEGAVSSSEASTARLKALNIPVYELNAVGEIPLYIDGADESNHYLQLIKGGGGALTREKIIAAASKKFVCIADQSKLVDILGTFPLPVEVIPMARSYVARQIVKLGGEPVYREGFITDNGNQILDTHGLSIMEPAKLEGQLNNIPGVVTNGLFAIYPADVLILGSPEGVKTIYPK; this is encoded by the coding sequence ATGAGTCCCGATGAAATGAAAAAGCTGGCCGCTAAAGCTGCCCTTGAGCATGTAGAACCAGGTACTATCGTTGGTACGGGCACAGGCTCTACCGTTAACCATTTTATTGATCTGCTGGGAACAATTAAAGGCAAGATCGAGGGTGCCGTCTCCAGTTCCGAGGCTTCCACCGCACGGCTTAAAGCTCTCAATATTCCCGTTTACGAGCTAAATGCGGTAGGAGAAATTCCCCTCTATATTGATGGCGCCGACGAGTCTAATCATTATCTGCAGCTCATTAAAGGGGGAGGCGGGGCACTAACCCGGGAGAAAATCATTGCCGCTGCCAGCAAGAAATTTGTCTGTATTGCAGATCAGTCAAAGCTCGTTGATATATTGGGCACCTTCCCACTCCCCGTGGAAGTCATCCCTATGGCGCGCAGCTATGTGGCGCGGCAAATCGTTAAGCTTGGTGGAGAGCCCGTTTACCGGGAAGGTTTTATCACCGATAATGGTAATCAAATTCTGGATACCCACGGGCTTTCCATTATGGAGCCTGCTAAACTGGAAGGACAGCTCAATAATATCCCCGGTGTAGTCACTAACGGTCTGTTCGCCATATATCCCGCGGACGTGCTTATCCTCGGTTCTCCAGAGGGCGTCAAAACCATTTACCCTAAATAA
- a CDS encoding DNA internalization-related competence protein ComEC/Rec2 yields the protein MTRVPNMLLNALAFLTGIVILQQLPLLPDPTWSLLLLGLLPWTLFQQRLRPLLLLVIGFLWALFRADLLLSQELPLALEGQDILLEGTVASIPEVLDHRLRFAFAPQRIIFKSQTWHGPKRVRLSWYRHPLFKLKAGDRWQLLVRLKRPRGFMNPGGFDYEGWLFRQGFRATGYVRSATTNRLIESHWYHHPLDRARQYLLEHMVPLLADSPQRGLVQALTLGERGAITPQQWQVLERTGTNHLVAISGLHIGLLAGIAYFLGRRLWSLRAANILTLPASQAAAVSAIISALFYAALAGFSIPTQRALIMVSVVMLAVLAKRPIHTSRALAFALILVLLWDPLSVLSPGFWLSFGAVAVLTFGLTGQRPLPGTKTPGFSSLSSYLEHFWRRWGKAQWVVAIGLAPILLYQFQRLSLIAPVTNLVAVPWMGFLVVPPLLLGTILLIPFPLLGTALISLGDYLLALLWNILAWCSTLPVAQWEHAGPPLWALLPAILGSLLLLAPRGLPGRWLGLLALLPLLLTSSPRPSYGTLWFTLLDVGQGLAAVVRTHHHTLVFDAGPRYSERFNTGEAVVAPFLRSQNINTIDTLVVSHGDNDHIGGVAGLLHHFPAKRILTSAPEQLRWLHPKSCARGQQWRWDGVYFHILHPQSTVGRGNNHSCVLLITSGAQRILIAADIERSAEQTLLTATTDGLAATILVVPHHGSLTSSSPPFIAAVNPEHALFSAGYRNRWGFPKSAIVQRYLRQGTKLWSTAQHGAITFHLDQNPLSKPETFRQSNRHYWTGN from the coding sequence ATGACCAGGGTCCCAAATATGTTACTCAATGCGCTTGCCTTCCTCACAGGGATAGTCATTCTACAACAATTGCCACTGCTACCCGACCCCACATGGTCCTTGCTGTTATTGGGTTTGCTCCCATGGACTCTCTTCCAGCAACGCTTACGGCCGCTATTACTGCTTGTCATTGGCTTCCTCTGGGCCCTATTTCGCGCTGATTTATTGCTCTCCCAGGAACTTCCATTGGCATTAGAAGGTCAGGATATCTTGCTTGAAGGCACGGTAGCTTCCATTCCAGAGGTTCTTGATCATCGTTTACGCTTTGCCTTTGCGCCACAACGCATAATTTTCAAGAGCCAAACCTGGCATGGCCCTAAGCGGGTACGCCTAAGTTGGTATCGACATCCCCTTTTTAAGCTTAAAGCAGGAGATCGGTGGCAACTGCTAGTTCGCCTCAAACGCCCGCGGGGGTTTATGAATCCAGGCGGATTCGATTATGAAGGCTGGCTTTTCCGCCAGGGCTTTCGGGCGACCGGTTACGTCCGTTCGGCAACGACTAACCGCCTTATCGAATCCCATTGGTATCACCATCCCCTTGACCGTGCCCGTCAATACCTGCTTGAGCACATGGTTCCCCTCCTTGCCGATAGCCCCCAACGGGGACTAGTGCAAGCACTCACCTTAGGCGAGCGCGGCGCCATTACCCCTCAGCAATGGCAAGTTCTGGAACGTACCGGAACCAATCATCTGGTGGCGATTTCGGGACTCCACATCGGGCTACTAGCAGGGATCGCCTATTTTTTGGGACGGCGCCTATGGTCCCTGCGGGCAGCTAATATCCTCACTTTACCAGCCTCTCAGGCGGCAGCCGTGAGCGCGATTATCAGCGCCCTATTTTACGCTGCCCTAGCAGGCTTCTCCATCCCTACTCAACGAGCCCTGATTATGGTCAGCGTGGTTATGCTCGCAGTATTGGCGAAACGCCCCATCCATACCTCCCGCGCCCTGGCTTTTGCTCTGATATTAGTACTACTCTGGGACCCACTTTCTGTGCTTTCTCCAGGTTTCTGGTTGTCCTTTGGCGCCGTTGCAGTACTGACGTTTGGACTTACCGGGCAACGCCCTTTACCCGGCACTAAAACCCCAGGGTTTAGTAGCCTTTCCTCTTACCTTGAGCACTTTTGGCGGCGGTGGGGCAAAGCTCAGTGGGTAGTCGCTATCGGACTAGCGCCCATTCTTTTATACCAATTTCAGCGTCTTTCCTTGATAGCCCCTGTTACCAACCTGGTCGCCGTCCCCTGGATGGGATTCCTGGTAGTGCCGCCCCTCCTCTTAGGCACGATATTACTCATTCCATTCCCGCTTTTGGGAACAGCCCTTATTAGCCTAGGCGATTATCTGCTGGCCTTACTCTGGAACATTCTCGCCTGGTGTTCAACCCTTCCCGTCGCTCAATGGGAACACGCTGGCCCTCCCCTTTGGGCACTCCTTCCAGCCATTCTTGGTAGCCTGCTACTGCTGGCCCCACGGGGATTACCTGGCCGCTGGTTAGGACTGCTTGCTCTCCTTCCTTTATTGTTAACATCTTCACCCCGCCCATCCTATGGAACGCTATGGTTCACTCTGCTGGATGTGGGGCAGGGACTTGCGGCAGTCGTCCGCACCCACCATCACACCTTAGTATTCGATGCCGGGCCCCGCTATAGCGAGCGGTTTAACACCGGTGAAGCTGTCGTTGCACCATTTCTACGCAGCCAAAATATTAATACTATCGACACCCTGGTGGTCAGCCATGGTGATAATGATCATATAGGCGGCGTAGCGGGACTCCTGCACCATTTCCCAGCTAAACGGATTCTTACTAGCGCTCCCGAACAGCTCCGCTGGCTCCATCCCAAGTCCTGTGCTCGCGGTCAACAATGGCGTTGGGATGGGGTTTATTTTCACATTCTTCATCCCCAATCAACCGTAGGCCGCGGCAACAACCATTCCTGCGTATTGCTCATCACAAGCGGAGCACAGCGCATCCTTATTGCCGCCGATATCGAACGTTCCGCAGAGCAAACCCTGCTTACGGCCACTACCGACGGACTCGCTGCAACTATTTTAGTGGTCCCTCATCATGGCAGTCTGACTTCTTCAAGCCCCCCCTTCATAGCCGCAGTTAATCCCGAGCACGCCCTGTTTTCGGCAGGCTACCGTAATCGCTGGGGCTTCCCTAAATCGGCTATCGTACAACGTTATCTTCGTCAAGGCACAAAATTATGGAGCACGGCCCAGCATGGGGCCATCACATTTCATTTGGATCAGAACCCTCTCAGTAAACCAGAGACCTTTAGACAATCCAACCGCCATTACTGGACCGGTAATTAA
- a CDS encoding DUF2062 domain-containing protein: protein MPRRIIKRYIPQPHQLQEHKHLRHLGEWFFASDLWHLSRRSTAGAVGVGLFIAFLPLPGQMLIAAVAAAWARVNLPVAILMVWVTNPLTMGPMFFFAYKVGTWLLGSPVYGPEFEFTWQQWLQTRLAATWEPFLLGCLVVGVVVGLTGGLLTLVLWRLEVSRRWRNRKRRKVISQMEK from the coding sequence ATGCCGCGCCGAATTATTAAACGCTATATCCCCCAGCCCCATCAGCTCCAGGAGCATAAACATTTGCGGCATCTTGGAGAATGGTTTTTTGCCTCCGATCTTTGGCATCTCAGCCGTCGTTCCACTGCGGGGGCAGTAGGCGTTGGACTGTTCATCGCTTTTCTGCCATTGCCTGGCCAGATGTTGATAGCGGCGGTAGCCGCTGCCTGGGCCCGGGTGAACCTGCCTGTTGCTATTTTGATGGTTTGGGTGACTAATCCCTTGACCATGGGGCCGATGTTCTTTTTTGCCTATAAGGTTGGGACCTGGTTGTTAGGAAGCCCCGTTTATGGGCCAGAATTTGAATTCACCTGGCAGCAGTGGTTGCAGACGCGATTGGCAGCTACTTGGGAGCCGTTTTTACTGGGTTGTCTAGTGGTAGGCGTCGTAGTGGGTCTTACCGGTGGACTGCTTACGCTTGTTTTATGGCGGCTGGAAGTGTCGCGGCGCTGGCGGAATCGCAAACGGCGGAAAGTGATATCGCAAATGGAGAAGTAA
- a CDS encoding MotA/TolQ/ExbB proton channel family protein: MLEIIKAGGWLMLPILACSIVAIGIIIERFWFLRRQRVVPKHIASQIWQWQYRNQLDKIHIKSVRESSPLGRILAAGLANRNRSREIMKESIEDVGRHVTLELERFLNTLGTIAAITPLLGLLGTVIGMIKVFTVITAQGVDNPAVLAGGISEALITTAAGLAVAIPSLMFYRYFHGRVMRLVVDMEEQAIKLVEVMHGDRELDPTENLAARVSIESSLKSDVEHHEYTPGPV; encoded by the coding sequence GTGCTTGAAATCATTAAAGCAGGCGGCTGGTTAATGTTACCGATCCTTGCCTGTTCCATCGTCGCTATTGGGATTATTATTGAACGTTTCTGGTTTCTGCGCCGGCAACGGGTCGTACCCAAGCATATCGCCAGTCAGATCTGGCAATGGCAATACCGCAATCAGCTCGATAAAATCCATATAAAGTCAGTACGAGAAAGCTCTCCCCTAGGCCGAATACTGGCCGCGGGGCTAGCGAACCGAAACCGCTCCCGTGAAATTATGAAAGAGAGTATCGAAGATGTGGGCCGCCATGTCACTCTGGAGCTGGAACGTTTCCTGAATACCTTAGGGACTATTGCAGCTATTACGCCATTGCTTGGATTGCTAGGGACCGTCATTGGGATGATCAAAGTCTTTACCGTCATTACTGCCCAAGGCGTCGATAACCCGGCAGTGCTAGCAGGTGGAATCTCCGAGGCCCTTATCACGACAGCGGCGGGCCTTGCGGTCGCCATCCCCAGCCTGATGTTTTACCGCTATTTTCACGGTAGAGTTATGAGGTTGGTAGTAGACATGGAAGAACAAGCCATTAAACTAGTGGAAGTCATGCATGGGGATCGGGAACTTGACCCGACTGAAAACCTGGCTGCACGAGTCTCCATTGAATCTTCTTTGAAATCTGACGTGGAACATCATGAATATACACCCGGCCCGGTATAA
- the msbA gene encoding lipid A export permease/ATP-binding protein MsbA: MTFTPSLNSGLAVYRRLLSYTRPYRWIFAASIITMAIYAATETGLAALMKPLMDGSFIERDPATIQIIPLLLIGLFVIRGGANFITQYGLKWVARRVVRDLREQMFCHLLALPARYYDQKASGQLLAKLIYDVEQVSNAATDAILTIIRDSLTILGLLAWMAYLNGLLTLIILVTAPLIALIIWWVSHRFRRISRKIQNSMGDVSQVAQETIEGHREVKIFGGQTYEAERFDQVNEQNRRQTMKMAATDAISQPVVQLIAVLGLAGVIHLATRESMLAQISVGTFISFITAMMLLLGPVKRLTKINGTLQRGIAAAQSIFGLLAETPEADRGQQSLRRARGAIRFEHLSFCYEPAKGPVLENIDLEIKPYQTIALVGHSGSGKSTLVSLLARFYETTSGRILIDEMDIQTLRLTELRRQIALVSQQIILFNDTIAHNIAYGSYQQTSKQDIIRAAEAAHAMEFINRLPDGLDTVIGEKGVLLSGGQRQRLAIARALLKDAPILILDEATASLDTEAERHIQAALETLMRQRTTLVIAHRLSTVENADQIIVLHQGQIIERGTHSQLLARESHYAGLYRLQFRHSHEHVSPLSANVGL, translated from the coding sequence ATGACGTTTACTCCTTCCCTGAACTCCGGGCTTGCGGTTTATCGCCGCCTACTTAGCTACACTCGACCTTACCGCTGGATCTTCGCTGCCTCAATTATCACAATGGCCATTTATGCAGCGACTGAAACGGGCCTAGCAGCCCTCATGAAACCCTTGATGGACGGAAGCTTCATTGAGCGTGATCCGGCTACCATCCAGATTATCCCCCTCCTATTAATTGGGCTCTTTGTGATCCGGGGCGGCGCCAACTTTATCACTCAATATGGCCTAAAATGGGTGGCTCGCCGTGTTGTGAGGGACTTGCGGGAACAGATGTTTTGCCACCTCCTTGCCCTCCCGGCGCGCTACTATGATCAAAAAGCTTCCGGTCAGCTACTCGCCAAGCTTATTTATGATGTGGAACAGGTTTCCAATGCAGCCACAGACGCCATCCTCACTATCATCCGCGACTCCCTGACCATCCTGGGGCTACTTGCCTGGATGGCCTATTTAAATGGTTTGCTCACCCTTATCATTTTAGTCACGGCGCCTCTGATTGCCCTTATCATTTGGTGGGTTAGCCACCGATTCCGCCGTATTAGCCGTAAGATTCAAAACTCCATGGGCGATGTCAGCCAGGTGGCCCAGGAAACCATTGAAGGTCATCGGGAAGTCAAGATATTTGGTGGGCAAACCTACGAAGCGGAACGTTTCGACCAGGTCAATGAGCAAAACCGCCGGCAAACCATGAAAATGGCGGCCACCGACGCCATCAGTCAGCCCGTCGTTCAGCTTATCGCCGTGCTAGGGTTAGCCGGTGTCATTCACCTAGCTACCCGCGAATCCATGCTAGCTCAAATTAGCGTGGGTACCTTTATTTCCTTTATCACCGCCATGATGTTGCTACTTGGCCCTGTTAAGCGCCTTACTAAAATCAACGGGACTTTACAGCGGGGCATTGCCGCGGCTCAAAGCATCTTTGGCCTATTGGCAGAAACACCCGAAGCGGATCGTGGGCAGCAATCTCTGAGACGCGCCCGGGGCGCAATCCGCTTTGAACACTTATCTTTTTGCTATGAACCTGCCAAAGGTCCAGTGCTTGAAAACATTGATCTGGAAATCAAACCGTACCAAACCATTGCCCTAGTAGGCCATTCAGGCAGCGGCAAATCCACTTTAGTGAGCTTACTCGCCCGTTTCTACGAAACTACTTCTGGGCGTATCCTCATCGATGAAATGGATATCCAAACACTCCGCCTTACTGAACTACGCCGGCAAATCGCCCTAGTCAGCCAGCAAATCATCTTATTCAATGACACCATCGCCCATAACATTGCCTATGGCAGCTACCAACAAACCAGCAAACAAGACATCATCCGCGCCGCCGAAGCCGCCCATGCCATGGAATTTATTAATCGCTTGCCCGACGGTTTGGACACGGTTATTGGCGAAAAGGGGGTTTTGCTCTCCGGCGGCCAGCGGCAACGTCTCGCGATTGCCAGGGCCCTGCTCAAGGATGCTCCCATCCTCATTTTAGACGAAGCCACCGCTTCCCTAGACACCGAGGCTGAACGGCATATCCAAGCAGCCCTAGAAACCCTGATGCGCCAGCGGACAACGCTGGTTATCGCCCATCGACTATCCACTGTAGAAAACGCCGATCAAATCATCGTGCTTCATCAAGGCCAGATTATAGAAAGAGGAACCCATAGCCAGCTTCTTGCCCGCGAAAGTCACTATGCTGGACTCTACCGTTTACAATTTCGCCATAGCCATGAGCACGTTTCACCCCTGAGCGCAAATGTCGGATTATAG
- a CDS encoding lipoprotein-releasing ABC transporter permease subunit, with amino-acid sequence MFKPLPLYIGLRYTRAKRRNYFISFISLTSMLGVALGVAALITVLSVMNGFEKELRTRILGMVAHVIVTGPDGTLEHWQALKTQLEENAKIAGIAPFIEGQGMATHRNQVQGTLVRGILPQQEDQVLDIHGKMVAGSLDALRPGSFQIVLGMDLARTLGVFIGDKITLVTPHATTTPAGIIPRLKRVTVAGVFQVGMYEYDSALAIMNLEDAAVLFRIPGKVSGLRLKLDDLFSAPRLARELRETLPGNYRTADWTYQHANFFRALKTEKTVMFVILFLIVAVAAFNIVSTLVMVVTDKQADIAILRTLGATPASIMGIFMVQGTVIGFIGTILGMIGGITLAFNVETVVPQIEALFGVQFLPADVYYISELPSELNWDDVITICSTAFLLCLLVTLYPAWQAARTHPAEALRYE; translated from the coding sequence ATGTTTAAACCCTTACCTCTTTATATTGGCCTGCGGTATACGCGGGCTAAGCGGCGTAATTATTTTATTTCATTCATTTCCTTGACCTCCATGCTAGGCGTGGCGCTAGGCGTGGCTGCTTTAATTACCGTACTTTCCGTGATGAATGGTTTTGAGAAGGAACTCCGTACCCGCATCCTGGGAATGGTTGCCCACGTCATTGTCACCGGCCCCGATGGAACCCTTGAGCACTGGCAGGCCCTTAAGACCCAACTGGAAGAAAACGCTAAGATAGCTGGAATAGCCCCTTTTATAGAGGGACAAGGTATGGCAACTCACCGCAATCAAGTACAGGGCACACTGGTACGCGGGATCCTCCCTCAACAAGAAGATCAAGTGCTTGATATCCACGGCAAGATGGTAGCAGGCAGCTTAGATGCTCTACGACCCGGAAGCTTCCAAATCGTATTGGGCATGGATTTGGCCCGCACCCTAGGGGTTTTTATCGGCGATAAGATTACCCTGGTTACCCCTCACGCAACCACCACGCCAGCGGGAATTATCCCTCGTCTTAAGCGAGTCACAGTGGCAGGAGTTTTCCAAGTGGGGATGTACGAGTATGATAGCGCCCTTGCCATCATGAACCTAGAGGATGCGGCGGTTCTCTTTCGCATTCCGGGAAAAGTCAGCGGACTTCGACTTAAGCTCGACGATTTATTTAGCGCCCCCCGCCTCGCCCGCGAACTGCGCGAAACTTTACCCGGCAACTACCGAACAGCGGACTGGACCTACCAACATGCCAATTTTTTTCGCGCCTTGAAAACGGAAAAAACAGTCATGTTTGTCATTTTATTTCTGATTGTCGCGGTAGCCGCCTTTAACATTGTCTCCACCTTGGTCATGGTGGTGACGGATAAACAAGCCGATATCGCCATTTTGCGCACCTTAGGGGCGACTCCAGCAAGTATTATGGGAATCTTTATGGTTCAAGGCACGGTTATTGGCTTTATCGGCACCATTTTGGGCATGATAGGGGGGATTACCCTAGCGTTTAATGTAGAAACGGTAGTGCCCCAAATTGAAGCCTTGTTTGGCGTCCAATTCTTACCCGCAGATGTCTATTACATCAGCGAACTTCCCTCGGAACTGAATTGGGATGATGTCATTACCATTTGCAGCACGGCTTTCCTGCTCTGCCTTCTGGTAACCCTCTACCCCGCTTGGCAAGCCGCCCGCACCCACCCTGCCGAGGCCCTGCGCTATGAATAA
- the ilvA gene encoding threonine ammonia-lyase, biosynthetic — protein sequence MLYSYLERILKARVYEIAKETPLESMGRLSGRLQNAVLLKREDLQPVFSFKLRGAHNKLLQLSEEARQRGVIAASAGNHAQGVALSARKLGISARIVMPRTTPPIKIEAVRDLGAEIDLVGNTYDEAYQYALALAEKQVCTFIHPYDDPEVIAGQGTVAMEILRQYPEPLHAIFVPVGGGGLIAGVAAYVKALSPEIRVIGVEPDDASSLYQALQVGERVVLDQVGIFADGAAVRQVGKEPFRIAREAVDEVLLVDSDAICAAIMDIFEDTRSIAEPAGALAVAGLKQYVEREGLRGQSLVAIDSGANINFDRLRHVAERAELGERREALFCVTIPEQRGSFLAFCEAIGKRGITEFNYRYGDSGEAHVFVGIQTRNGSHVKDQLLHDLHQKGYSVVDMSDNEMAKLHVRYMVGGQASKLKDEVLYRFEFPERPGALLRFLTHMGSRWNISLFHYRNHGAAYGRVLAGIQVPPAEKIEFQIFLDELAYTCQEETDNPAYRLFLGPPSAS from the coding sequence ATGTTGTACAGCTATCTAGAACGCATTCTCAAGGCCCGTGTTTATGAAATTGCCAAGGAAACTCCGCTGGAATCCATGGGGCGTCTTTCTGGGCGATTGCAAAACGCCGTATTGCTAAAGCGGGAAGATCTGCAACCCGTTTTTTCCTTTAAGTTGCGGGGAGCTCATAACAAACTCCTCCAGTTATCGGAGGAGGCACGTCAGCGAGGGGTGATTGCCGCTTCGGCGGGCAACCATGCTCAAGGCGTTGCGCTTTCCGCCCGCAAGCTGGGGATAAGCGCCCGGATTGTGATGCCTCGGACAACACCGCCAATCAAAATTGAAGCAGTGCGTGATCTGGGTGCCGAGATCGATTTGGTGGGCAATACTTACGATGAAGCCTACCAATATGCGCTGGCTTTGGCTGAAAAGCAGGTGTGTACTTTTATCCATCCCTATGACGATCCTGAAGTTATTGCTGGCCAAGGAACCGTAGCGATGGAGATTCTGCGCCAATACCCAGAGCCGTTGCATGCCATATTTGTACCTGTAGGTGGCGGTGGGCTTATTGCCGGGGTGGCTGCCTATGTTAAAGCTCTTTCGCCGGAAATCCGTGTTATTGGGGTGGAGCCCGACGATGCATCTAGTCTTTATCAGGCTCTGCAAGTAGGAGAGCGGGTAGTACTTGATCAGGTGGGTATTTTTGCGGATGGCGCCGCAGTTCGCCAGGTAGGCAAAGAACCCTTCCGCATTGCGCGGGAAGCCGTGGATGAAGTGCTGTTGGTGGATAGTGATGCCATTTGCGCCGCCATCATGGATATTTTCGAGGATACCCGTTCTATCGCTGAGCCGGCAGGGGCTTTGGCTGTTGCCGGGTTAAAGCAGTATGTGGAGCGGGAAGGACTCCGGGGACAGAGTTTGGTAGCCATTGACAGTGGGGCCAATATCAATTTTGACCGGCTGCGCCATGTGGCCGAGCGGGCTGAATTAGGTGAGCGGCGGGAGGCTTTGTTTTGTGTCACAATCCCCGAGCAGCGGGGCAGTTTTCTTGCTTTTTGCGAGGCCATTGGTAAACGGGGCATTACCGAGTTTAATTACCGCTATGGCGATTCCGGTGAGGCCCATGTGTTTGTGGGAATTCAGACGCGCAACGGCAGTCATGTCAAGGATCAGTTACTCCATGATCTTCACCAGAAGGGCTATTCCGTGGTGGATATGAGCGATAACGAAATGGCCAAACTCCACGTGCGTTATATGGTAGGCGGACAAGCATCAAAGTTAAAGGATGAGGTCCTTTACCGGTTTGAATTTCCCGAGCGTCCAGGTGCTCTACTGCGTTTTTTAACTCATATGGGTAGCCGTTGGAATATTAGTCTGTTCCACTACCGTAACCATGGGGCAGCTTATGGCCGGGTATTGGCAGGCATTCAAGTGCCTCCCGCCGAAAAAATAGAATTTCAGATTTTTTTGGATGAACTTGCCTATACCTGCCAGGAGGA
- the lolD gene encoding lipoprotein-releasing ABC transporter ATP-binding protein LolD: MNNTEQEMVLWCRDLARKFTDGYLSVEVLREVNLSIAPRECVAIIGASGSGKSTLLHLLGGLDRPTQGQVWIAGQNLARLNDTERGRLRNRALGFIYQLHHLLPEFTALENTALPLLIAGASTANAQKKAMALLQRVGLEARFNHKPGELSGGERQRAAVARALVTDPRCVLADEPTGNLDRKNAEQVFKLMLDLNHELGTALVIVTHDIHLAAQTDRVLTLMDGRLVQEPLP, from the coding sequence ATGAATAATACGGAGCAAGAAATGGTGCTATGGTGCCGCGATTTAGCCCGGAAATTTACCGATGGCTACCTTTCGGTAGAAGTGCTGCGGGAAGTAAATTTATCCATTGCCCCTAGAGAATGCGTTGCCATCATTGGCGCCTCGGGCTCAGGCAAAAGCACCTTGCTCCATTTGCTTGGGGGATTAGATCGCCCAACTCAAGGCCAAGTTTGGATCGCAGGCCAAAATCTGGCCCGGCTTAACGACACGGAACGGGGCCGGTTACGTAACCGCGCCCTGGGCTTTATCTACCAACTCCATCACCTGCTCCCTGAATTTACGGCCTTGGAAAATACCGCGCTGCCCTTGCTCATCGCCGGTGCCAGCACAGCCAACGCCCAGAAGAAAGCCATGGCATTGCTACAACGAGTCGGCCTAGAGGCCCGCTTTAACCACAAGCCGGGAGAACTATCAGGGGGGGAGCGCCAACGGGCCGCCGTGGCTCGTGCCTTAGTCACCGATCCTCGCTGCGTACTGGCTGACGAGCCAACAGGCAACCTGGATCGAAAAAACGCCGAGCAAGTCTTTAAACTAATGCTGGATCTCAATCATGAGCTAGGTACCGCACTGGTGATAGTCACCCATGATATCCATTTGGCGGCACAAACTGATCGGGTGCTTACTCTAATGGATGGACGCTTGGTGCAAGAGCCATTACCCTAG
- a CDS encoding ExbD/TolR family protein, whose translation MNIHPARYNQPEINLTPLIDVVFLLLIFFMVSTSFTRESALKVDLPEATTHSTEQQGAPLQVEIDKEDKIAINGKRLINNQPATLMAAMKAAAGNRKQPQIIISADAKTDYQSIVTAMDVAQQLGFKRLSLATARQQNNP comes from the coding sequence ATGAATATACACCCGGCCCGGTATAACCAACCAGAAATCAATCTAACTCCGCTGATTGATGTGGTGTTCTTACTCCTTATTTTCTTTATGGTCTCGACTAGCTTTACCCGCGAATCGGCGCTAAAAGTAGATTTACCCGAGGCAACAACTCACTCTACCGAGCAGCAGGGTGCTCCTCTCCAGGTAGAAATCGATAAGGAGGATAAAATCGCCATTAATGGTAAACGCCTCATCAATAACCAGCCCGCCACACTCATGGCAGCAATGAAAGCAGCGGCGGGGAATCGTAAGCAACCCCAAATTATTATTAGTGCTGATGCCAAAACCGACTACCAATCCATTGTCACCGCCATGGATGTAGCGCAACAACTCGGCTTTAAACGCCTAAGCCTAGCCACTGCTCGACAGCAAAACAATCCCTGA
- a CDS encoding PilZ domain-containing protein — protein MVEKRKSERLPVTVEVRVKRKSSPEEPLIFKTHDLSNNGIFLGADGQELPPVGEKVTVQLKNSLANGETPPLLTAEIVRQDSRGVGLRFLD, from the coding sequence ATGGTTGAGAAGCGAAAATCAGAGCGTCTGCCGGTTACTGTAGAGGTCCGGGTTAAACGGAAATCTTCCCCGGAAGAGCCACTTATCTTTAAAACCCACGATCTCAGTAATAATGGAATCTTTCTTGGCGCCGATGGTCAGGAGCTTCCGCCGGTGGGGGAGAAAGTGACCGTGCAGCTTAAAAATTCCCTCGCCAACGGTGAAACTCCACCCCTTCTTACAGCAGAGATAGTCCGGCAAGATAGCAGAGGAGTAGGGCTCAGGTTTCTAGATTAG